Proteins encoded together in one Colius striatus isolate bColStr4 chromosome 3, bColStr4.1.hap1, whole genome shotgun sequence window:
- the XPO6 gene encoding exportin-6 isoform X3, with protein sequence MTEFFHNCTTNERKREIEELLNNFAQQIGAWRFCLYFLSSTRNDYVMMYSLTVFENLINKMWLGVPSQDKMEIRSCLPKLLLAHHKTLPYFIRNKLCKVIVDIGRQDWPMFYHDFFTNILQLIQSPVTTPLGLIMLKTTSEELACPREDLSVARKEELRKLLLDQVQTVLGLLTGILESIWDKHSVTAATPPPSPTSGESGDLLSSLLQSPSAAKLLNQPIPILDTDSEYICSLALECLAHLFSWIPLSASITPSLLTTIFHFARFGCDSRVRKVPCVNGSSHGPLPAPERGRLGVLAMACINELMSKNCVPMEFEEYLLRMFQQTFYLLQKITRENNAHTVKSRLEELDESYIEKFTDFLRLFVSVHLRRIESYSQFPVVEFLALLFKYTFHQPTHEGYFSCLDIWTLFLDYLTSKIKSRLADKEAVLNRYEDALVLLLTEVLNRIQFRYNQAQLEELDDETLDDDQQTEWQRYLRQSLEVVAKVMELLPTHAFSTLFPVLQDNLEVYLGLQQFVVTSGTGPRLNITAENDCRRLHCSLRDLSSLLQAVGRLAEYFSGHVFAARFNDALTVVERLVKVTLYGSQIKLYNIETAVPSVLKPDLIDVHAQSLAALQAYAHWLAQFYSEVHRQNPEQFVSLVSTTLEAITPLISSKVQEKLLLSACHLLVSLATTVRPVFLISIPAVQKVFNRITDTSAQRLPDKAQVLVCRALSNVLLLPWPNLPESEQQWAVRSTNHASLVSALTREYRQLKASAILPQRKVQLEDTKVIIHQTLSVLEDIVESVSGESTKSRQICYQSLQESVQVSLALFPAFIHQSDVTDEMLSFFLTLFQGLRVQMGVPFTEQIIQTFLNMFTREQLAESILHEGSTGCRVVEKFLKILQVVVQEPGQVFKPFLPSVISLCMEQVYPIIAERSSPDVKAELFELLFRVLHHNWRYFFKSSVLASVQRGAAEEQMENEAQFSAIMQAFGQSFLQPDIHLFKQNLFYLETLNTKQKLYHKKIFRTTMLFQFVNVLLQVLVHKSHDLLQEEIGIATYNMASVDFDGFYSAFLPEFLASCDGVDSNQKNVLGRNFKMDRDLPSFTQNVHRLVNDLRYYRLCNDSLPPGTVKL encoded by the exons aacCTGATCAATAAGATGTGGCTTGGGGTCCCATCTCAGGACAAGATGGAGATCCGCAGCTGCCTGCCCAAGCTCCTGCTGGCTCACCACAAAACTCTGCCTTACTTCATCAGGAACAAGCTCTGCAAAGTCATTGTGGATATCGGCCGGCAAGACTGGCCAATGTTCTACCATGACTTCTTCACTAACATCTTGCAG TTGATTCAGTCTCCTGTGACCACTCCTCTGGGACTGATCATGTTGAAAACGACTTCGGAAGAGCTGGCGTGTCCGCGGGAAGACCTGAGCGTGGCGCGGAAGGAAGAGCTACGCAAGCTGCTCCTAGACCAGGTGCAAACAGTGCTTGGGCTCCTCACAG GTATTTTGGAGAGCATCTGGGACAAACACAGTGTTACTGCTGCCACTCCACCACCGTCCCCAACTTCAGGAGAAAGTG GTGACCTGTTGAGTAGCCTGTTGCAGAGCCCCAGCGCGGCCAAATTACTGAACCAGCCAATCCCCATCCTCGACACGGACAGCGAATATATCTGTTCCCTGGCCCTGGAGTGCCTGGCACACCTCTTCAGCTGGATCCCTCTGTCTGCCAGCATCACCCCCTCTCTCCTCACCACCATTTTCCACTTCGCCCGCTTCGGCTGCGACAGCCGCGTGCGGAAGGTGCCGTGTGTGAACGGCAGCAGCCACGgcccgctgcccgccccggAGCGCGGCCGCCTCGGCGTCCTGGCCATGGCCTGCATCAACGAGCTCATGTCCAAGAACTGTGTGCCCATGGAGTTCGAGGAGTATCTGCTCCGCATGTTCCAGCAGACTTTCTACCTCCTGCAGAAGATCACCAGGGAGAACAACGCCCACACGGTGAAGAGCCGCCTGGAGGAGCTGGACGAGAG CTACATCGAGAAGTTCACGGATTTCCTCCGTCTCTTCGTGAGCGTCCACCTGCGAAGGATTGAATCCTACTCCCAGTTCCCCGTGGTTGAATTTCTGGCACTCCTGTTCAAATACACTTTTCATCAG CCTACCCATGAAGGTTACTTTTCTTGCTTAGACATCTGGACCCTCTTCTTGGACTACTTGACCAGCAAGATTAAAAGCCGCCTGGCAGACAAAGAAGCAGTGCTCAACAG GTACGAAGACGCCTTGgtcctgctgctgacagaggTGTTGAATCGAATCCAGTTCAGGTATAACCAGGcacagctggaggagctggatgACGAGACACTGGATGATGAT CAGCAGACTGAGTGGCAGCGGTACTTGCGCCAGAGCTTGGAAGTGGTTGCAAAAGTGATGGAGCTCTTGCCAACTCACGCCTTCTCCACACTA TTTCCAGTTCTACAGGATAACTTGGAAGTGTACCTGGGGCTCCAGCAGTTCGTGGTCACTTCAGGGACAG GGCCCAGGCTGAACATCACGGCGGAGAACGACTGCCGGCGCCTGCACTGCTCGCTGCGCgacctcagctccctgctgcaggccgtgggccGCCTGGCCGAGTACTTCAGCGGCCACGTGTTCGCAGCCAGGTTCAACGATGCTCTGACCGTGGTGGAGAG GCTGGTAAAAGTGACCCTGTATGGATCCCAGATCAAGCTGTACAACATCGAGACTGCAGTTCCTTCTGTCCTGAAACCTGACCTCATCGATGT CCACGCTCAgtccctggcagccctgcaggcCTACGCTCACTGGCTCGCGCAGTTCTACAGCGAAGTTCACCGGCAGAACCCGGAGCAGTTCGTCTCCCTCGTCTCCACCACTCTGGAGGCCATCACACCCCTCATCAGCTCCAAG gtgcaggagaagctgctgctgtctgcGTGCCACCTGCTCGTCTCTTTAGCCACCACCGTGCGCCCCGTGTTCCTCATCAGCATCCCAGCAGTGCAGAAGGTGTTCAACAGGATCACAGACACCTCTGCCCAGAGGCTTCCTGATAAG GCCCAGGTGCTGGTGTGCAGAGCTCTGTCGaacgtgctgctgctgccttggccAAACCTTCCAGAGAGTGAGCAGCAGTGGGCAGTTCGCTCCACCAACCACGCCAGCCTCGTCTCTGCCCTCACCAGAGAGTACCGCCAGCTCAAGGCCAGTGCCATCTTGCCCCAGAGGAAGGTGCAGCTGGAGGACA CCAAAGTGATCATCCACCAGACACTCAGCGTTTTGGAAGACATTGTAGAGAGTGTGTCTGGAGAGTCCACCAAGTCCCGGCAGATCTGTTACCAGTCGCTGCAAGAATCCGTGCAGGTCTCACTAGCCCTCTTCCCAGCTTTCATTCATCAGTCAG ATGTgacagatgagatgctgagctTCTTCCTCACTCTGTTTCAAGGACTGAGGGTGCAGATGGGAGTGCCTTTCACTGAGCAGATCATACAGACCTTCCTAAACATGTTCACCAG GGAGCAGTTGGCAGAGAGCATCCTGCACGAGGGCAGCACTGGCTGTAGGGTGGTGGAGAAGTTCCTGAAGATCCTGCAAGTGGTGGTCCAAGAGCCAGGCCAAGTGTTCAAGCCTTTCCTACCCAGTGTCATCTCCCTGTGCATGGAGCAGGTGTACCCCATCATTGCAGAG CGCTCGTCTCCTGACGTGAAGGCAGAGTTGTTCGAGCTGCTCTTCCGGGTGCTGCACCACAACTGGCGCTACTTCTTCAAGTCCAGTGTGCTGGCCAGTGTGCagagaggggcagcagaggagcagatGGAGAACGAAGCTCAGTTCAGTGCCATAATGCAG GCATTTGGCCAGTCCTTCCTGCAACCTGACATTCACCTTTTCAAGCAGAACCTCTTCTACTTGGAGACACTGAACACCAAGCAGAAGCTGTACCACAAG AAGATCTTTCGGACCACCATGCTGTTCCAGTTTGTGAACGTGCTGCTCCAGGTGCTGGTGCACAAGTCCCACgacctgctgcaggaggagattGGCATTGCCACCTACAACATGGCCTCGGTGGACTTTGATGGCTTTTACTCAGCCTTCCTGCCTGAGTTCCTGGCCAGCTGTGATGGGGTGGACTCCAACCAGAAGAACGTGCTGGGAAGGAACTTCAAGATGGACAGG GACCTGCCCTCCTTTACCCAGAACGTGCACAGGCTGGTGAACGACCTGCGTTACTACAGGCTCTGCAATGACAGTTTGCCCCCTGGGACTGTGAAGCTATAG
- the XPO6 gene encoding exportin-6 isoform X1 translates to MASEEASLRALESLMTEFFHNCTTNERKREIEELLNNFAQQIGAWRFCLYFLSSTRNDYVMMYSLTVFENLINKMWLGVPSQDKMEIRSCLPKLLLAHHKTLPYFIRNKLCKVIVDIGRQDWPMFYHDFFTNILQLIQSPVTTPLGLIMLKTTSEELACPREDLSVARKEELRKLLLDQVQTVLGLLTGILESIWDKHSVTAATPPPSPTSGESGDLLSSLLQSPSAAKLLNQPIPILDTDSEYICSLALECLAHLFSWIPLSASITPSLLTTIFHFARFGCDSRVRKVPCVNGSSHGPLPAPERGRLGVLAMACINELMSKNCVPMEFEEYLLRMFQQTFYLLQKITRENNAHTVKSRLEELDESYIEKFTDFLRLFVSVHLRRIESYSQFPVVEFLALLFKYTFHQPTHEGYFSCLDIWTLFLDYLTSKIKSRLADKEAVLNRYEDALVLLLTEVLNRIQFRYNQAQLEELDDETLDDDQQTEWQRYLRQSLEVVAKVMELLPTHAFSTLFPVLQDNLEVYLGLQQFVVTSGTGPRLNITAENDCRRLHCSLRDLSSLLQAVGRLAEYFSGHVFAARFNDALTVVERLVKVTLYGSQIKLYNIETAVPSVLKPDLIDVHAQSLAALQAYAHWLAQFYSEVHRQNPEQFVSLVSTTLEAITPLISSKVQEKLLLSACHLLVSLATTVRPVFLISIPAVQKVFNRITDTSAQRLPDKAQVLVCRALSNVLLLPWPNLPESEQQWAVRSTNHASLVSALTREYRQLKASAILPQRKVQLEDTKVIIHQTLSVLEDIVESVSGESTKSRQICYQSLQESVQVSLALFPAFIHQSDVTDEMLSFFLTLFQGLRVQMGVPFTEQIIQTFLNMFTREQLAESILHEGSTGCRVVEKFLKILQVVVQEPGQVFKPFLPSVISLCMEQVYPIIAERSSPDVKAELFELLFRVLHHNWRYFFKSSVLASVQRGAAEEQMENEAQFSAIMQAFGQSFLQPDIHLFKQNLFYLETLNTKQKLYHKKIFRTTMLFQFVNVLLQVLVHKSHDLLQEEIGIATYNMASVDFDGFYSAFLPEFLASCDGVDSNQKNVLGRNFKMDRDLPSFTQNVHRLVNDLRYYRLCNDSLPPGTVKL, encoded by the exons aacCTGATCAATAAGATGTGGCTTGGGGTCCCATCTCAGGACAAGATGGAGATCCGCAGCTGCCTGCCCAAGCTCCTGCTGGCTCACCACAAAACTCTGCCTTACTTCATCAGGAACAAGCTCTGCAAAGTCATTGTGGATATCGGCCGGCAAGACTGGCCAATGTTCTACCATGACTTCTTCACTAACATCTTGCAG TTGATTCAGTCTCCTGTGACCACTCCTCTGGGACTGATCATGTTGAAAACGACTTCGGAAGAGCTGGCGTGTCCGCGGGAAGACCTGAGCGTGGCGCGGAAGGAAGAGCTACGCAAGCTGCTCCTAGACCAGGTGCAAACAGTGCTTGGGCTCCTCACAG GTATTTTGGAGAGCATCTGGGACAAACACAGTGTTACTGCTGCCACTCCACCACCGTCCCCAACTTCAGGAGAAAGTG GTGACCTGTTGAGTAGCCTGTTGCAGAGCCCCAGCGCGGCCAAATTACTGAACCAGCCAATCCCCATCCTCGACACGGACAGCGAATATATCTGTTCCCTGGCCCTGGAGTGCCTGGCACACCTCTTCAGCTGGATCCCTCTGTCTGCCAGCATCACCCCCTCTCTCCTCACCACCATTTTCCACTTCGCCCGCTTCGGCTGCGACAGCCGCGTGCGGAAGGTGCCGTGTGTGAACGGCAGCAGCCACGgcccgctgcccgccccggAGCGCGGCCGCCTCGGCGTCCTGGCCATGGCCTGCATCAACGAGCTCATGTCCAAGAACTGTGTGCCCATGGAGTTCGAGGAGTATCTGCTCCGCATGTTCCAGCAGACTTTCTACCTCCTGCAGAAGATCACCAGGGAGAACAACGCCCACACGGTGAAGAGCCGCCTGGAGGAGCTGGACGAGAG CTACATCGAGAAGTTCACGGATTTCCTCCGTCTCTTCGTGAGCGTCCACCTGCGAAGGATTGAATCCTACTCCCAGTTCCCCGTGGTTGAATTTCTGGCACTCCTGTTCAAATACACTTTTCATCAG CCTACCCATGAAGGTTACTTTTCTTGCTTAGACATCTGGACCCTCTTCTTGGACTACTTGACCAGCAAGATTAAAAGCCGCCTGGCAGACAAAGAAGCAGTGCTCAACAG GTACGAAGACGCCTTGgtcctgctgctgacagaggTGTTGAATCGAATCCAGTTCAGGTATAACCAGGcacagctggaggagctggatgACGAGACACTGGATGATGAT CAGCAGACTGAGTGGCAGCGGTACTTGCGCCAGAGCTTGGAAGTGGTTGCAAAAGTGATGGAGCTCTTGCCAACTCACGCCTTCTCCACACTA TTTCCAGTTCTACAGGATAACTTGGAAGTGTACCTGGGGCTCCAGCAGTTCGTGGTCACTTCAGGGACAG GGCCCAGGCTGAACATCACGGCGGAGAACGACTGCCGGCGCCTGCACTGCTCGCTGCGCgacctcagctccctgctgcaggccgtgggccGCCTGGCCGAGTACTTCAGCGGCCACGTGTTCGCAGCCAGGTTCAACGATGCTCTGACCGTGGTGGAGAG GCTGGTAAAAGTGACCCTGTATGGATCCCAGATCAAGCTGTACAACATCGAGACTGCAGTTCCTTCTGTCCTGAAACCTGACCTCATCGATGT CCACGCTCAgtccctggcagccctgcaggcCTACGCTCACTGGCTCGCGCAGTTCTACAGCGAAGTTCACCGGCAGAACCCGGAGCAGTTCGTCTCCCTCGTCTCCACCACTCTGGAGGCCATCACACCCCTCATCAGCTCCAAG gtgcaggagaagctgctgctgtctgcGTGCCACCTGCTCGTCTCTTTAGCCACCACCGTGCGCCCCGTGTTCCTCATCAGCATCCCAGCAGTGCAGAAGGTGTTCAACAGGATCACAGACACCTCTGCCCAGAGGCTTCCTGATAAG GCCCAGGTGCTGGTGTGCAGAGCTCTGTCGaacgtgctgctgctgccttggccAAACCTTCCAGAGAGTGAGCAGCAGTGGGCAGTTCGCTCCACCAACCACGCCAGCCTCGTCTCTGCCCTCACCAGAGAGTACCGCCAGCTCAAGGCCAGTGCCATCTTGCCCCAGAGGAAGGTGCAGCTGGAGGACA CCAAAGTGATCATCCACCAGACACTCAGCGTTTTGGAAGACATTGTAGAGAGTGTGTCTGGAGAGTCCACCAAGTCCCGGCAGATCTGTTACCAGTCGCTGCAAGAATCCGTGCAGGTCTCACTAGCCCTCTTCCCAGCTTTCATTCATCAGTCAG ATGTgacagatgagatgctgagctTCTTCCTCACTCTGTTTCAAGGACTGAGGGTGCAGATGGGAGTGCCTTTCACTGAGCAGATCATACAGACCTTCCTAAACATGTTCACCAG GGAGCAGTTGGCAGAGAGCATCCTGCACGAGGGCAGCACTGGCTGTAGGGTGGTGGAGAAGTTCCTGAAGATCCTGCAAGTGGTGGTCCAAGAGCCAGGCCAAGTGTTCAAGCCTTTCCTACCCAGTGTCATCTCCCTGTGCATGGAGCAGGTGTACCCCATCATTGCAGAG CGCTCGTCTCCTGACGTGAAGGCAGAGTTGTTCGAGCTGCTCTTCCGGGTGCTGCACCACAACTGGCGCTACTTCTTCAAGTCCAGTGTGCTGGCCAGTGTGCagagaggggcagcagaggagcagatGGAGAACGAAGCTCAGTTCAGTGCCATAATGCAG GCATTTGGCCAGTCCTTCCTGCAACCTGACATTCACCTTTTCAAGCAGAACCTCTTCTACTTGGAGACACTGAACACCAAGCAGAAGCTGTACCACAAG AAGATCTTTCGGACCACCATGCTGTTCCAGTTTGTGAACGTGCTGCTCCAGGTGCTGGTGCACAAGTCCCACgacctgctgcaggaggagattGGCATTGCCACCTACAACATGGCCTCGGTGGACTTTGATGGCTTTTACTCAGCCTTCCTGCCTGAGTTCCTGGCCAGCTGTGATGGGGTGGACTCCAACCAGAAGAACGTGCTGGGAAGGAACTTCAAGATGGACAGG GACCTGCCCTCCTTTACCCAGAACGTGCACAGGCTGGTGAACGACCTGCGTTACTACAGGCTCTGCAATGACAGTTTGCCCCCTGGGACTGTGAAGCTATAG
- the XPO6 gene encoding exportin-6 isoform X2 encodes MASEEASLRALESLMTEFFHNCTTNERKREIEELLNNFAQQIGAWRFCLYFLSSTRNDYVMMYSLTVFENLINKMWLGVPSQDKMEIRSCLPKLLLAHHKTLPYFIRNKLCKVIVDIGRQDWPMFYHDFFTNILQLIQSPVTTPLGLIMLKTTSEELACPREDLSVARKEELRKLLLDQVQTVLGLLTGILESIWDKHSVTAATPPPSPTSGESGDLLSSLLQSPSAAKLLNQPIPILDTDSEYICSLALECLAHLFSWIPLSASITPSLLTTIFHFARFGCDSRVRKVPCVNGSSHGPLPAPERGRLGVLAMACINELMSKNCVPMEFEEYLLRMFQQTFYLLQKITRENNAHTVKSRLEELDESYIEKFTDFLRLFVSVHLRRIESYSQFPVVEFLALLFKYTFHQPTHEGYFSCLDIWTLFLDYLTSKIKSRLADKEAVLNRYEDALVLLLTEVLNRIQFRYNQAQLEELDDETLDDDQTEWQRYLRQSLEVVAKVMELLPTHAFSTLFPVLQDNLEVYLGLQQFVVTSGTGPRLNITAENDCRRLHCSLRDLSSLLQAVGRLAEYFSGHVFAARFNDALTVVERLVKVTLYGSQIKLYNIETAVPSVLKPDLIDVHAQSLAALQAYAHWLAQFYSEVHRQNPEQFVSLVSTTLEAITPLISSKVQEKLLLSACHLLVSLATTVRPVFLISIPAVQKVFNRITDTSAQRLPDKAQVLVCRALSNVLLLPWPNLPESEQQWAVRSTNHASLVSALTREYRQLKASAILPQRKVQLEDTKVIIHQTLSVLEDIVESVSGESTKSRQICYQSLQESVQVSLALFPAFIHQSDVTDEMLSFFLTLFQGLRVQMGVPFTEQIIQTFLNMFTREQLAESILHEGSTGCRVVEKFLKILQVVVQEPGQVFKPFLPSVISLCMEQVYPIIAERSSPDVKAELFELLFRVLHHNWRYFFKSSVLASVQRGAAEEQMENEAQFSAIMQAFGQSFLQPDIHLFKQNLFYLETLNTKQKLYHKKIFRTTMLFQFVNVLLQVLVHKSHDLLQEEIGIATYNMASVDFDGFYSAFLPEFLASCDGVDSNQKNVLGRNFKMDRDLPSFTQNVHRLVNDLRYYRLCNDSLPPGTVKL; translated from the exons aacCTGATCAATAAGATGTGGCTTGGGGTCCCATCTCAGGACAAGATGGAGATCCGCAGCTGCCTGCCCAAGCTCCTGCTGGCTCACCACAAAACTCTGCCTTACTTCATCAGGAACAAGCTCTGCAAAGTCATTGTGGATATCGGCCGGCAAGACTGGCCAATGTTCTACCATGACTTCTTCACTAACATCTTGCAG TTGATTCAGTCTCCTGTGACCACTCCTCTGGGACTGATCATGTTGAAAACGACTTCGGAAGAGCTGGCGTGTCCGCGGGAAGACCTGAGCGTGGCGCGGAAGGAAGAGCTACGCAAGCTGCTCCTAGACCAGGTGCAAACAGTGCTTGGGCTCCTCACAG GTATTTTGGAGAGCATCTGGGACAAACACAGTGTTACTGCTGCCACTCCACCACCGTCCCCAACTTCAGGAGAAAGTG GTGACCTGTTGAGTAGCCTGTTGCAGAGCCCCAGCGCGGCCAAATTACTGAACCAGCCAATCCCCATCCTCGACACGGACAGCGAATATATCTGTTCCCTGGCCCTGGAGTGCCTGGCACACCTCTTCAGCTGGATCCCTCTGTCTGCCAGCATCACCCCCTCTCTCCTCACCACCATTTTCCACTTCGCCCGCTTCGGCTGCGACAGCCGCGTGCGGAAGGTGCCGTGTGTGAACGGCAGCAGCCACGgcccgctgcccgccccggAGCGCGGCCGCCTCGGCGTCCTGGCCATGGCCTGCATCAACGAGCTCATGTCCAAGAACTGTGTGCCCATGGAGTTCGAGGAGTATCTGCTCCGCATGTTCCAGCAGACTTTCTACCTCCTGCAGAAGATCACCAGGGAGAACAACGCCCACACGGTGAAGAGCCGCCTGGAGGAGCTGGACGAGAG CTACATCGAGAAGTTCACGGATTTCCTCCGTCTCTTCGTGAGCGTCCACCTGCGAAGGATTGAATCCTACTCCCAGTTCCCCGTGGTTGAATTTCTGGCACTCCTGTTCAAATACACTTTTCATCAG CCTACCCATGAAGGTTACTTTTCTTGCTTAGACATCTGGACCCTCTTCTTGGACTACTTGACCAGCAAGATTAAAAGCCGCCTGGCAGACAAAGAAGCAGTGCTCAACAG GTACGAAGACGCCTTGgtcctgctgctgacagaggTGTTGAATCGAATCCAGTTCAGGTATAACCAGGcacagctggaggagctggatgACGAGACACTGGATGATGAT CAGACTGAGTGGCAGCGGTACTTGCGCCAGAGCTTGGAAGTGGTTGCAAAAGTGATGGAGCTCTTGCCAACTCACGCCTTCTCCACACTA TTTCCAGTTCTACAGGATAACTTGGAAGTGTACCTGGGGCTCCAGCAGTTCGTGGTCACTTCAGGGACAG GGCCCAGGCTGAACATCACGGCGGAGAACGACTGCCGGCGCCTGCACTGCTCGCTGCGCgacctcagctccctgctgcaggccgtgggccGCCTGGCCGAGTACTTCAGCGGCCACGTGTTCGCAGCCAGGTTCAACGATGCTCTGACCGTGGTGGAGAG GCTGGTAAAAGTGACCCTGTATGGATCCCAGATCAAGCTGTACAACATCGAGACTGCAGTTCCTTCTGTCCTGAAACCTGACCTCATCGATGT CCACGCTCAgtccctggcagccctgcaggcCTACGCTCACTGGCTCGCGCAGTTCTACAGCGAAGTTCACCGGCAGAACCCGGAGCAGTTCGTCTCCCTCGTCTCCACCACTCTGGAGGCCATCACACCCCTCATCAGCTCCAAG gtgcaggagaagctgctgctgtctgcGTGCCACCTGCTCGTCTCTTTAGCCACCACCGTGCGCCCCGTGTTCCTCATCAGCATCCCAGCAGTGCAGAAGGTGTTCAACAGGATCACAGACACCTCTGCCCAGAGGCTTCCTGATAAG GCCCAGGTGCTGGTGTGCAGAGCTCTGTCGaacgtgctgctgctgccttggccAAACCTTCCAGAGAGTGAGCAGCAGTGGGCAGTTCGCTCCACCAACCACGCCAGCCTCGTCTCTGCCCTCACCAGAGAGTACCGCCAGCTCAAGGCCAGTGCCATCTTGCCCCAGAGGAAGGTGCAGCTGGAGGACA CCAAAGTGATCATCCACCAGACACTCAGCGTTTTGGAAGACATTGTAGAGAGTGTGTCTGGAGAGTCCACCAAGTCCCGGCAGATCTGTTACCAGTCGCTGCAAGAATCCGTGCAGGTCTCACTAGCCCTCTTCCCAGCTTTCATTCATCAGTCAG ATGTgacagatgagatgctgagctTCTTCCTCACTCTGTTTCAAGGACTGAGGGTGCAGATGGGAGTGCCTTTCACTGAGCAGATCATACAGACCTTCCTAAACATGTTCACCAG GGAGCAGTTGGCAGAGAGCATCCTGCACGAGGGCAGCACTGGCTGTAGGGTGGTGGAGAAGTTCCTGAAGATCCTGCAAGTGGTGGTCCAAGAGCCAGGCCAAGTGTTCAAGCCTTTCCTACCCAGTGTCATCTCCCTGTGCATGGAGCAGGTGTACCCCATCATTGCAGAG CGCTCGTCTCCTGACGTGAAGGCAGAGTTGTTCGAGCTGCTCTTCCGGGTGCTGCACCACAACTGGCGCTACTTCTTCAAGTCCAGTGTGCTGGCCAGTGTGCagagaggggcagcagaggagcagatGGAGAACGAAGCTCAGTTCAGTGCCATAATGCAG GCATTTGGCCAGTCCTTCCTGCAACCTGACATTCACCTTTTCAAGCAGAACCTCTTCTACTTGGAGACACTGAACACCAAGCAGAAGCTGTACCACAAG AAGATCTTTCGGACCACCATGCTGTTCCAGTTTGTGAACGTGCTGCTCCAGGTGCTGGTGCACAAGTCCCACgacctgctgcaggaggagattGGCATTGCCACCTACAACATGGCCTCGGTGGACTTTGATGGCTTTTACTCAGCCTTCCTGCCTGAGTTCCTGGCCAGCTGTGATGGGGTGGACTCCAACCAGAAGAACGTGCTGGGAAGGAACTTCAAGATGGACAGG GACCTGCCCTCCTTTACCCAGAACGTGCACAGGCTGGTGAACGACCTGCGTTACTACAGGCTCTGCAATGACAGTTTGCCCCCTGGGACTGTGAAGCTATAG